DNA sequence from the Candidatus Eisenbacteria bacterium genome:
GTGGTGCTGGTCACCACCGGCGACGGCGCCACCAGCGAGGGCGAGTTCTGGGAGGCGATGAACACCGCCTGCAATCTGAAGCTCCCGGTGCTCTTCCTGGTCGAGGACAACGGCTACGCCATCTCCGTTCCGGTCTCGGTTCAGACCGCGGGCGGCAACGTCGCCACGCTCGTGAAGAACTTCCCGAATCTCTTCTGGGTGGGGGAGATCAACGGCTGCGACCCGGTCGAGTGCTACGGCGTGCTCAAGGAAGCGATCGCGCACTGCCGCGCCCGCAAGGGCCCGGCGTTCGTGCGCGCGCTGGTGACGCGCCCCTATTCACATTCGATGTCGGATGACGAGAGCAAGTACCGGCCGCCGGCCGAGCGCGAAGCCGAGAGCCAGAAGGACTGTCTGACGAACTACGCGCGCTTCCTGGTCGAGGAAGGCTTCCTCGACGAGGCGGGTCTCGAGAAGCTGCAGCAGGAAGTGCAGACCGAGGTGCGCCGTGCCGCCGAAGAGGCGCAGCAGCACCCCCAGCCCGCGCCCGAGACGGTGACGCGCTACGTGTACTCGCCCGACATCGATCCGACGTCCTCGCGATTCGAGGTCGAGCCGAAACCGGAGGCGACGCCTTCCAGCGAGACGATGCTCCAGCTCATCAACTACTGCCTGCGCGACGAGATGGCGCGGAACCCGCGCATCGTGCTGTTCGGCGAGGACGTGGCCGACGCCTCCTACGAGCAGGTGCTGGGGGAGACCAAGGGCAAGGGCGGCGTGTTCGGCGTCACCTGGGGCCTGCAGAAGCTCTATGGCGGGAAGCGCGTCTACAACTCGCCGCTCGCCGAGGCCAACATCGTGGGCCGGGCCATCGGGATGGCCACGCTGGGATTCCGGCCGGTGGTGGAGATCCAGTTCTTCGACTACATCTGGCCGGCGATGATGCAGATCCGTAACGAGCTATCGAACCTGCGCTGGCGCTCGAACAACGCCTTCTCAGCGCCGGTGATCATCCGCGTCGCCTACGGCGGCTACCTCGCCGGCGGCGCGCCGTACCACAGCCAGTGTGGGGAGAGCCTGTTCACGCACTCGCCGGGCCTGCGCGTGGTGATCCCGAGCACCGCCCAGGACGCGAATGGTCTCATGCGCACCGCGCTGCGCTCCGAGGATCCGGTGCTGTTCCTCGAGCACAAGCACCTGTATCGCCAGCCCTACGCCAAGTCGCCGTACCCCGGTGCGGACTACACGGTCCCGTTCGGAAAGGCACGCCTGGTGCGGGAGGGCAGCGACGTGACCATCGTGACCTACGGCGCGCTGGTGCAGCGCTCGGTGCTGGCCGCGATCGAGGCGGCGGAAGAAGGGCTGGAGGTCGAGATCCTCGACCTGCGCACGCTGTCGCCGCTCGACTTCGAGAGCGTGGCGCGCTCCGTGAAGAAGACCGGCCGGGTCATCGTGGCCCACGAGGACACGATGTTCTGCGGCTACGGGGGCGAGGTCGCGGCGCTGATCGCGGACCGCTGCTTCATGGACCTGGACGCTCCGGTCAAGCGCGTCGCGGCGATCGACACGATGGTGGCGTACTCCCCGATCTGCGAGGACTACATCCTTCCCCAGAAGGACGACGTCCTGAAGGCGATCCGCGAAATCTCGGCGTTCTAGCCGGGAAGACCGAGCAGGGATCCGCGGACGCCGCCCGCGGGCCGTTCATCCAATCCACCTCGCGACTTCGGCGGTCAGGAGTCTGCCTCGCGTGTCCCCCGGAACGGCTCGGGGCCACACGTCGACGATCGCGTCTCCTCCCAGGCGTCGTGCTTCGGCCTTCGCGCGGGCGATCGTGTCGTTCAAGCTCGCATTTCGGCTTCGTGTGAGCACCTGAACGTAGCCGACGACGGCATAGCGCCGCCTCGGGACGTCGCCGCGCAGGAACACATCCACGGAGCTGGTCCGACTGCGCGCTCGGGGGGCTCCGTCGCCGACGTAGACGGAGCTGACCTTGGGAGGTGCGAGCTCACATGCGGGGATATAGCTGAGCACGACGCATGAAATGCCCAATCCGACCGAGAGAAGCAGTGCGTTCATCGGCTGAGCACCTTCCTTGGGAACTGGGAAACGCGCGGGTTGATCGGGGGAGATATTAGCGCCGGAATCCGTGCAACTCTACCGCGCAGGCTCCAGCCGCCACTGGCTCTCCTTCACCGCCGCGACTCGGGCAGGATCCAGATGCAGCGGGACGTAGCGGTGGCTCGCCCACCGCTGGAGCTGGTCCCGCTGGTGATCCGGCGAGCCGGTGTTGCCCGGAGGGATGACCGCCCACGAAGAGTCCGCCGCGAGGTCGACGACGTGCCGCCAGCTCGGCCCGAACACCACGTGCACATCCCCGGGAAGCCGCGAAGGCCCCACGCACGGGGTGCTGTTGTCACCGTCGATCGCGATCGTCGGCGGGGTGAGGCTGGAATCGCGCCAGGCGAGCGCGTGAGCGAAGCGTGCTCGATGCGCGCGGTGCCAGGTCCAGGTCGAAAGGTCGGGCCCGAGCTTGAGCTTCAGCTCGCGCAGCGCCTGCACCAGGGCTTCGAACGCAGCGCGCGGCGCCGCCTCGGCCGCCCCGGTTCGCGGATCCCGCAGGGCGTCCGGCGCTCGTCCGTCGAGCGCCGCGACCGCCAACCCGGGCGCGTCGGCGAGGTTCGAGCGGCGCAGGAAGGTGCCGAACCATGCCCGGAAGATGGTCGGCGCGATGCGATCGCGGCGGCACGCGCCATCCCAGGCGCGCAGCGTGTCGAGCGCCGCGCGAACCGTGTCGGACCGCGCGGAGGTCATCGCATCGGCGCACCTCAATAGCCGCGGAACGAGTCTCTGCGCGGCGCGCGAGACGACGTCGTTCTGGATGCTCCGCATGTCGTCGACGGTGATCTCAGGATCGCCCGCGAGGCGGGCCGACATGCGCGCGGCGCGGTCATGGATCCAGTCGAAACGCGGGAGATCGTCGGGATAGGGCGAGCCGATCGGGAGGTTGTTTCCGTTGGCCGCGAATCCGGCTCTCGGCACGTCCCACGCGGGCATCGAGTCGGCGGGGATGATGCCCGTCCACTCGTGCCGGCCATCGCTCGGCAACACCCCGTAGCCGGGATCGAAGCGGCGGCGCGGGACGGCGCCCACCGTCTGGTAGAGCACATGGCCCTGCCGGTCGGCCGCCATGACGTTGAGCGTCGGGGTCACGATCGTGCGCACCCTGGCGCCGATCTCCGCGGTGGTGCGCGAGCGCTCCAGGCCGATCAGCCGGCGCAGGGTGGAGTTTCCCTCGAGCGCGGTCCAGCGCATCGAGAGGGCGAGCCTTCGCTTGCGGTCGTACACGAGCACCGGCCCATGCGGCGTATAGCGGCGCTTCTGTCCGAAGGTCGGGAGCGGAATACCGACCGCCCGGAAGCGCATCGTGTAATCCTCTTCACGGATCGGCGTCCAGTTGCCCCGCCAGCGCACCGAGCGTCCGTCGGCCGAGAGGGTGTCGGCATAGACGTCGAGCACGTCGGCGCCGAGCGAAGTGATTCCCCATGCGGCATCCCGGTTGCGGCCGCTCACGATGATCGGGAGGCCGGGGACGCAGCCGCCGGCGGCGTCGAGCGTATCCGGGACCGTCACGTGAACCGCGTGGAAGGCGCCGGGAGCAGTCAGGCTCAGGTGGACATCGTTGGCCAGCAGGGGAGCGCGCGTCGCGCTGCGCGCCGGGCCCACCGCGAACACGTTGCTCGCGCCGAGCTCGGGATCACGTGCGGTCTCGAACGGCAGCCGGGTGGGGCGCCATCCCGTGGACGTGCCCTCGGGGGACGCCCCGCCTGGGAGCCGCCGGCGAGAAGGCCTTCCGTAGAGCCGCACCGCGACGCTGTCGGGAATCGTGGAGAACATCCACTCCGTCTCGAATCGCCGCCGCCGCTCGAACCACGAAGGGCCTCGCGCGCGCAGCGTCTCCGCTTCCGCGATCTCGGGCACGGTCAGATCGAGAAGGACTCCCTGCGCCAGGAGGAAGAGATACGTGTCGTGCGCATTCCAGTCGAGCGGACGTTGTCCCAGCTTGATGAACTCCGCCGGCCATGGGCGCACGCCCTTCCGGCACAGATCGAGGTAGGCATTGACGCCCTCGGCGTAGCGCTCGAGTGCCAAGCGCACGCCAGGATCCGAGCGGTCCTGGTTCCATGCCCGGCGTGCGCGCGTCGCCAGCTCGAAGAGCTGAGCGCCGCCATCGGCGCGGAGCGAGCGGTTGCCGAACCACTGCCAGAGCGTCCCGCTCGCCGCCCGGCGCCCATGCTCCATCTGCCACAGCCGGTCGCGCGCGGT
Encoded proteins:
- a CDS encoding dehydrogenase E1 component subunit alpha/beta, with product MAATRTSAGTSARFHGLSREDLVGLYRTMFTSRRTDDEEIRLKKLNLIFFQISGAGHEGVLVAAAKLLKPGYDWFYPYYRDRALCLQLGMTPKEMFLSAFAAADDPNSGGRQMPSHWGHQKLNIVSQSSPTGTQFLQAVGAAEAIVKYKDLEPSAPELSGKAHGDEVVLVTTGDGATSEGEFWEAMNTACNLKLPVLFLVEDNGYAISVPVSVQTAGGNVATLVKNFPNLFWVGEINGCDPVECYGVLKEAIAHCRARKGPAFVRALVTRPYSHSMSDDESKYRPPAEREAESQKDCLTNYARFLVEEGFLDEAGLEKLQQEVQTEVRRAAEEAQQHPQPAPETVTRYVYSPDIDPTSSRFEVEPKPEATPSSETMLQLINYCLRDEMARNPRIVLFGEDVADASYEQVLGETKGKGGVFGVTWGLQKLYGGKRVYNSPLAEANIVGRAIGMATLGFRPVVEIQFFDYIWPAMMQIRNELSNLRWRSNNAFSAPVIIRVAYGGYLAGGAPYHSQCGESLFTHSPGLRVVIPSTAQDANGLMRTALRSEDPVLFLEHKHLYRQPYAKSPYPGADYTVPFGKARLVREGSDVTIVTYGALVQRSVLAAIEAAEEGLEVEILDLRTLSPLDFESVARSVKKTGRVIVAHEDTMFCGYGGEVAALIADRCFMDLDAPVKRVAAIDTMVAYSPICEDYILPQKDDVLKAIREISAF
- a CDS encoding penicillin acylase family protein, with the translated sequence MRTGFFALLLFLAVSPPVLAADRDTVLSISALQRPVSLTTDLYGTPHLRASNLSDLYFAWGFVTARDRLWQMEHGRRAASGTLWQWFGNRSLRADGGAQLFELATRARRAWNQDRSDPGVRLALERYAEGVNAYLDLCRKGVRPWPAEFIKLGQRPLDWNAHDTYLFLLAQGVLLDLTVPEIAEAETLRARGPSWFERRRRFETEWMFSTIPDSVAVRLYGRPSRRRLPGGASPEGTSTGWRPTRLPFETARDPELGASNVFAVGPARSATRAPLLANDVHLSLTAPGAFHAVHVTVPDTLDAAGGCVPGLPIIVSGRNRDAAWGITSLGADVLDVYADTLSADGRSVRWRGNWTPIREEDYTMRFRAVGIPLPTFGQKRRYTPHGPVLVYDRKRRLALSMRWTALEGNSTLRRLIGLERSRTTAEIGARVRTIVTPTLNVMAADRQGHVLYQTVGAVPRRRFDPGYGVLPSDGRHEWTGIIPADSMPAWDVPRAGFAANGNNLPIGSPYPDDLPRFDWIHDRAARMSARLAGDPEITVDDMRSIQNDVVSRAAQRLVPRLLRCADAMTSARSDTVRAALDTLRAWDGACRRDRIAPTIFRAWFGTFLRRSNLADAPGLAVAALDGRAPDALRDPRTGAAEAAPRAAFEALVQALRELKLKLGPDLSTWTWHRAHRARFAHALAWRDSSLTPPTIAIDGDNSTPCVGPSRLPGDVHVVFGPSWRHVVDLAADSSWAVIPPGNTGSPDHQRDQLQRWASHRYVPLHLDPARVAAVKESQWRLEPAR